The Sphingobacterium lactis sequence AGCGTGGTGAGAGCGTACTGAGAGCGTGGTGAGAGCGTGTCTATAGACACGCTCTCACCACGGCTTCACCTCGCTTGCAGTACGGCTTCACCTCAGACAAGGTATAAAGGAATGTACAGCTCTTCCAACTCCAGTATATCCAAGGAAATGAGATCTAATAGCACGCTCACTAACAGTCATGAAATTTTTGCATTATTCACAAAAATTGTTGTCTCAGGTATGGAGGTTTTACATAAAATAAACATAGTTAAGCCCCTATTTCCTGATAATTATTGTTACATTTATTGGAAACATATAAATCCTTAACCATATGAAAATAACCGTAGTTGGAGCAGGAGCAGTTGGAGCAACGACCGCCGATAATTTAGTGAGAAGAAACATTGCTGAAGAGATTGTTTTACTGGACATCAAGGAAGGTGTGGCTGAAGGGAAGGCTCAGGATATGATGCAGACCTCTGCCCTATTGGGTTTTGATTCCAAAATCAAGGGGGTAACCAACGATTATCTTTCGACCGCGGGCTCTGCCGTTGCAGTCATAACATCGGGAATCCCTCGGAAACCGGGGATGACACGTGAAGAATTGATCGGCACGAACGCAAATATCGTAAAATCCGTTGTTGAGAATCTTTTGAAACATTCGCCAGACATTATTATCCTGGTGGTTTCCAACCCGATGGATACGATGACCTATTTGGCGCTCAAATCAAGTGGATTGCCGAAAAATAGGATCATCGGAATGGGAGGTGCATTGGATTCTGCACGTTTCAAATACCAGATCAGTGATAAATTAAATGCTTCGGCAAATGACCTAAACGCCATTGTTATCGGTGGACACGGCGATACGACCATGATCCCATTGATCAAGCATGCGACCTGGAACTCCGTTTCGGTATCCAGTTTCCTTTCCGCTGAGGAAGAGGAAGAAATCGTAAAGAAAACGATGGTTGGAGGTGCGACCTTGACTGCCCTTATCGGCACTTCGGCATGGTACGCCCCTGGTGCTGCAGCAGCAGCCATGGTCGAAAGCATTGTCAAGGACCAAAACCGTTTGTTCACCGCCTCCGTATACCTTGAGGGTGAATACGGCCAGGAAGACATCAATATTGGTGTGCCTGTCATCATTAATAGCAAAGGATGGGACAGAATCGTTCCAATGGAACTATCCGAAGAGGAAGAAAATCTATTTAAAGCAAGCGCGGATGCTGTCCGTAAGATGAATCAAGTCCTTTTTGACGAAGGCGTATTAACGAAATAAGCAGCAACATTCATTATACATGCAAAAAATTCCATTTGAAGTCATCGGCCTCCAAGCCGATGGCTTTCATATTATTACAGAAATAGAATTACTGGATAAAAAATTCAAAATCGTCATTGACACCGGAGCATCGAAGACCGTTCTGGATAAGGAGACCTTGTTGGCTTCCGGCATTGATGAAGAGAATTTCCTGAAT is a genomic window containing:
- a CDS encoding malate dehydrogenase, whose product is MKITVVGAGAVGATTADNLVRRNIAEEIVLLDIKEGVAEGKAQDMMQTSALLGFDSKIKGVTNDYLSTAGSAVAVITSGIPRKPGMTREELIGTNANIVKSVVENLLKHSPDIIILVVSNPMDTMTYLALKSSGLPKNRIIGMGGALDSARFKYQISDKLNASANDLNAIVIGGHGDTTMIPLIKHATWNSVSVSSFLSAEEEEEIVKKTMVGGATLTALIGTSAWYAPGAAAAAMVESIVKDQNRLFTASVYLEGEYGQEDINIGVPVIINSKGWDRIVPMELSEEEENLFKASADAVRKMNQVLFDEGVLTK